A section of the Apostichopus japonicus isolate 1M-3 chromosome 1, ASM3797524v1, whole genome shotgun sequence genome encodes:
- the LOC139960586 gene encoding alpha-N-acetylgalactosamine-specific lectin-like, translating to MQFTVAILLLLAMSHAQAACRYRWTYRNGKYYKFMDKLTTWDQAETNCMTSNSHLLTLYTASERDDFKSNLWNTLNIPDDAELWLGFKEGPAGKYVDVNGAPIEDKTTSWERGEPKDVPGSVDCAITNTAGQWWAKVCSNAYRYVCQTLD from the exons ATGCAGTTCACTGTAGCCATTCTACTGCTATTGGCGATGTCACATGCACAGGCCGCATGCCGCTATAGATGGACATACAGAAATGGAAAATACTACAA ATTCATGGATAAGCTTACCACATGGGATCAGGCCGAAACCAATTGTATGACCTCGAACTCTCATCTGCTCACCTTATACACAGCATCTGAGAGAGACGACTTTAAGAGTAATTTGTGGAATACGCTGAATATACCAGATGATGCCGAA TTATGGCTCGGCTTCAAAGAAGGACCAGCTGGCAAGTATGTTGATGTTAATGGAGCCCCAATTGAAGATAAAACCACTTCGTGGGAGAGAGGAGAACCGAAAGATGTTCCAGGATCAGTCGACTGTGCGATAACAAACACAGCTGGACAGTGGTGGGCTAAGGTATGTTCCAATGCGTACCGCTATGTGTGCCAAACTTTGGACTAG